From Bacteroidetes bacterium SB0662_bin_6, one genomic window encodes:
- a CDS encoding ATP-NAD kinase, with amino-acid sequence MTYGITGNTQKNRLWEPVAELVTWLEREGLSFKLNSDLANGLRERELLDAALCGSSATRDLAQESDIILSFGGDGTLLTSAQEAGTYGTPILGINIGRLGFLADIEVTQVRDTIRSLEQGIYRIEERLPLTARVTSPNGDRKYWALNEFALERSGSAGLISIRVTVDGVHLNDYWTDGLIVATPTGSTAYSMSAGGPIVVPGSEVFILSPLAPHSLTVRPIVLSADSIIEAEVLSNDTPYVLGFDGNSQSFDHDERSAAFRFSRANHRVRLVKLPEQHYFQTLRSKLMWGARGRD; translated from the coding sequence ATGACGTACGGCATTACAGGCAATACACAAAAAAACCGCCTCTGGGAGCCGGTCGCAGAACTGGTTACCTGGCTGGAGCGCGAGGGGCTCTCCTTCAAGTTGAATAGCGACCTGGCCAACGGCCTGAGAGAACGGGAACTGCTGGATGCCGCGCTATGCGGATCCAGCGCCACCAGGGATCTGGCGCAGGAATCGGATATCATCCTGTCGTTCGGCGGCGACGGCACCCTGCTGACCAGTGCTCAGGAAGCAGGGACTTACGGAACGCCCATTCTCGGCATAAATATCGGACGGCTGGGCTTTCTGGCCGATATCGAAGTAACACAGGTCCGGGACACGATCAGATCCCTGGAACAAGGCATTTACCGGATCGAGGAGCGCCTCCCGCTGACGGCCCGGGTGACAAGCCCGAACGGTGACCGTAAATACTGGGCGCTCAACGAATTCGCGCTGGAGCGCAGCGGGTCGGCGGGACTCATATCCATCCGCGTGACCGTGGACGGCGTACACCTGAATGACTACTGGACCGATGGCCTGATCGTCGCCACCCCGACCGGATCGACCGCATACTCGATGTCGGCCGGCGGCCCGATTGTCGTCCCGGGAAGCGAGGTGTTCATTCTCTCCCCGCTTGCGCCGCACAGCCTCACGGTGCGCCCCATCGTACTGTCCGCCGATTCGATCATCGAAGCCGAGGTATTGAGCAACGACACGCCGTATGTATTGGGCTTCGACGGCAACAGCCAATCCTTCGACCACGACGAACGCTCCGCGGCATTCCGGTTCAGCAGAGCAAACCACCGGGTACGCCTTGTCAAGCTTCCCGAACAGCACTACTTCCAGACGCTCCGTTCCAAACTGATGTGGGGCGCCCGGGGAAGAGATTAA